GAAATACCAACAGGCATATGACCTGACTACCCAGATCATCAATGGCGCCGTAGGTACATATGCACTGGTAAGCGACTATAGCAAAATCTGGCGCGAAGTAGGTGAAAATAGCTCTGAGTCACTGTTCGAAGTACAGGCTAAATCCGGTAGTCCTACCGCTGGTGTACAACAATATACTGTGACACAGTCTATCCGCGGTGGTACCTTTGCTGGTGTAACTACAGTTGTAACCGGTTGGGGTTTCAATACACCTAGTGAAGACCTGGACAATTCATATGAAACAGGTGACCTGCGTAAGAAAGCAACCATCATCCACGTGGGTGATACCCTGTTCGATGGTGTAATTCTGACAAGCGCAGTAAACGAGCGTTATAACTATAAAGCATATGTAAGCGCTACACAGGAAACATATAGTGGCGATGCGGATCTGACTAACAAGAACGTGCGTATTCTGCGTATGGGTGAGATCTACCTGATCCATGCAGAAGCTGCAAATGAACTGGGTAATACTGCTACAGCCATCACTGATATTGATAAGATCCGTACCCGTGCTGGTCTGGCAGGTACTACTGCTGCTACTCAGAGCGATCTGCGTACAGCTATCTGGAATGAAAGAAGATGGGAACTGGCCATGGAACATGACCGTTTCTTCGATCTGATCAGACAAGGTCGTGCAGGTACCGTGCTGCGGGCATTGGGTAAGAGCTTCGTAGATGGTAAGAACGAAGTATTCCCGATTCCTCAATCTGAAATCAGCGCCAGCGGTGGTGCATTGAAACAGAACAGCGGATACTAATGAAAAAATTATTAGTGGCTACCTACAGCTTACTCCTGCTCTGGACGGCTGTCAGTTGTAAAAAAGAGCAAAACGTTACGGAGTCCCCCACGGACTCCGTAACTACTTCTATACCAGACCTCACCATCATAAATGAGGTGCAGAAAGCCAGCTTTGGGTACTTTTGGGATGGAGCGCATGCCAGCTCCGGAATGGCTTTAGAGCGCAGCAGTAGCGGAGATGTAGTGACTACCGGTGGTACCGGTTTCGGTATCGCAGGTATCGTAACAGCTACTTCCAGGGGATGGATCTCCCGTACTGATGCAGTCAACCGATTACGTACCATCTGCACTTTTCTGGGAGCTGCGGATCGTTTCCATGGTGCCTGGCCACATTGGCTGAATGGTGCTACGGGCAGGGTGCAGCCTTTCAGTACTTATGATAACGGTGGAGACCTGGTAGAAACGGCATTTTTAGTAAACGGGCTCCTCATTGCCCGCGCTTACTTTACAGGTTCAGATACGGCAGAGACCAATCTCCGGAACACCATCACCACCCTCTGGGAAGGTGTGGAGTGGAACTGGTACGCCAGCAGGGGAGATAATAAACTCTACTGGCACTGGAGTCCGGATTATGACTGGACCATCAACATGCCTATCGCAGGTTGGGATGAGGCGCTCATCACCTATGTGCTCGCAGTTGCTTCACCTACACATCCAATTGACGTTAGCGTTTATAATAACACCTGGATCACTTCCGGCTTTGGCGTACAAAATTCTTATCAGGGTTACACCGTCTCAATTTCAAGTAATAACTACATCGGCCCATTGTTTTTCTCTCATTATTCCTTCATTGGATTAGATCCCCGTCAGCTGGAAGATATCTATACGAATTACTGGCAGCAGGTGGTAAAGCATGTGATGATCAACCGATCTTATTGCATCTATAACGCCCCTTCTACCTACGGTTATAGTGCTACCTTATGGGGATTGACTGCGAGTGACGGACCTGATGGCTACAATGCTTTTCAGCCCACCAGCGACAATGGTACGATAGCACCTACAGCAGCCTTATCTTCCATTGCGTACACTCCTTACTATTCACTGCAGGTGATGCGGAATCTGTATGAAAACAAGAAAGCCCTGTATGGCAAGCATGGTTTTTACGATGCATTGAATGTAAGCAGGAGCTGGATGGACAATGAATACCTGGCCATCGATCAGGGACCCATCGTCGCCATGATAGAAAACTATCGCAGCGGTCTGTTGTGGAACCTGTTTATGAATATCGCTGAGGTAAAGACTTCACTGACACAACTAGGATTTCATGCACCCGTGCGCAGTACAGGGTTTTACCTGTCTGTTCCCGAAGTAGAAAACAAAGTGGTAGATTTGGTAAAACATCCGGATACAGATACTTACCAGTTGGATGTATACATGACCACTGCAGGTACCTTTACACTTGAAAAAACAGATGGTACCGTAGTGAGCACTACTTCGCTCAATGCGGGTAGTACATCCGTTACATTCAATATCCCGGTAGGAAAATATACAGCACGATTAAAAGGTAGTTCAGATAATATTACACAGGTAGTTCAACTTCACTAACATGAGAACATTACTATTTGCAGGGTTGATCGCGCTGGTGGCAAATACAGGTTGTCATCAGGCAAACAAATCCGCTTCAAAAGACACATTGGTAGATACAACATTGACTACCGATTCTATTTTCAACTTAGTAGAGAAGCAAACTTTCGAGTACTTCTGGGATGGGGCAGAACCGCATAGCGGACTGGCCAGAGAACGCTATCATGTGGATGGCGACTATCCTGAGCATGATCAGAATGTGGTGACCACAGGTGGTTCCGGATTCGGTATCATGTCGATACTGGTGGGTATTGAAAGAGGATACATTACCCGTCAGCAAGGGTTTGAACGTTTATCGCATATTGCTGATTTCCTGGAAAAGGCAGACCGTTTTCATGGTGCATGGCCTCACTGGATGTATGGCGAGACTGGTAAGGTAAAGCCTTTCGGGCAGAAAGATAATGGAGGAGACCTGGTGGAAACAGCTTTTATGATGCAGGGGCTGCTCTGCGTAAGACAGTATTTTGCCAATGGTAATGAGCAGGAAAAAGCACTGTCTGCAAAGATCAATAAAATGTGGGAGGAGGTAGAGTGGAGCTGGTATCGTAATGGTAAAAATATACTCTACTGGCATTGGTCACCCACCTATGAATGGCAGATGAATTTTGCTGTGACTGGGTATAATGAATGTCTGATCATGTATGTGCTGGCAGCATCTTCCCCTACCTATGGAATTCCTGCAGAGGTGTATCATGAAGGATGGGCAAAAGGTGGTAAGATCAGGGATAGTGTAAATGCATATGGATATACACTGAAGCTGCATCATAACTATGCACGTGAATTAGGTGGTCCGTTGTTCTGGGCGCATTATTCTTATTTAGGCCTGGATCCACATGGACTGAAAGATAAATATGCTGATTACTGGGAGCATAATGTAAATCAGGTATTGATCGACAGAGCATGGTGTATTGAAAATCCAAAACATTTCAAGGGGTATGGTCCTGATAGCTGGGGATTGACTGCTAGTTATTCTGTGAGTGGCTACGCGGCACATGCACCCGGTAAGGAGACTGACTTAGGTGTGATTTCTCCTACAGCAGCATTGTCTTCTATGCCGTATACACCAGAGTATTCCAAACAGGCAATGGTACATTGGTATAAGAATTATGAAGGTAAGCTGTTTGGGAAGTATGGTTTTTATGATGCATTCAGCGAGACTGATAACTGGTATCCGCAGAAGTATCTTGCTATAGACCAGGGTCCGGAAGTGGTGATGATGGAGAATTACAGGAGTGCGTTGTTGTGGAAGTTGTTTATGAGCTGCCCTGAAGTGCAGGGTGGGTTGAAGAAACTTGGTTTCGAGAGTCCATATATTAAATAGACAAAATGGCCGGCCGAAAGGCCGGCCATTTTGTCTATTTAATTGAAAATTCATTTTCGCATCAACATACACGCCCCATCACCCCTGCTTTATCCCCTAACTGAGACAACCTTAACTTCGTATCATTATTCCCCCAACTCAAACTAAACTAAACTTCTTTATCGCGCTCTTCACCGGCAGGTACAAACTATCACCTGTCGCCGCTATACTGATGGGAATAAAATGGCGTCCAGAATATGGTGGGATGCGGCACAGTAACCCGTTCTGCCACACATCACACAGATTACGAATAGTAAATAAAAAGTATTATACTTATAGCCTATCGTTAATTTGTTAAGCAATTCAATTTAAATTATGACTACAGCACGATTGTTAGATTTTAGGTTAAGGTTGCTCTTATCAAGGAGTGGACTAATTCTTTTCTTTGTCCTGATAATGGTTCGTACCTATGCTAGTGATGGAAGAATCAAAATCATCCCCGAGCCAGTAAAAGTGACGGAACAAAGTGGAGAATTTACACTGGATAATGGAACTGTATTATCCCTCTCTGATAGCAAATTAAAGGAAACAGCAGATTGGTTCACTACCAAACTGAAAGCCAGTACAGGTTATGAACTGAAACACAGTAATAGCGGAAAGAAACGTATTCGTCTTGAGCTGAATGCAAAAGCGGACGATGCGATTGGCGAAGAAGGCTATACCCTGAAGGTAACACCTTCCGAAGTAGTGCTGAAAGCTAATACCACCTCCGGCATCTTCTACGGTTTACAGACTATCCTGCAACTGTTGCCTCCCGATATCGAAAGCCAGTCAGTAAAGAATGTAGCCTGGACAATGCCATGTGCCGATATTCTCGACTATCCCCGTTTTGGATGGAGAGGATTGATGCTGGACGTATCCCGTCACTTCTTTACCAAGGAAGAAGTAAAGCAGTTCATGGACGAGATGATCCGCTATAAATACAATACCCTGCACCTGCACCTTGCGGATGATGAGGGATGGCGTATAGAGATCAAGAGTCTGCCCGAACTGACCAGGGTCGGCGCGTGGAGAGTACCGCGCACGGGTCGCTGGGGTAAACTGCCAGCAGACCTGGCCAATGAGAAAGCGACTGATGGCGGTTTCTATACACAGGAAGACATCAGGGAACTGCTGAAATATGCAGCTGCCAGAGGTATCACTATCTTACCTGAAATAGATGTACCGGCACATAGCCTGGCTATGATCGCATCTTATCCTAATCTCTCCTGCACACAACTGCCTTACAAAGTAAATGCAGGCCGTGAGTTCTATACCCGCGAAGACAATGTACTTTGCGTAGGCAACGACAGCATCTTCACTGTATTAGACAAGGTATTCACTGAACTCGCTGCATTATTCCCATCCAAATACATTCACGTAGGCGGAGACGAAGCATATAAAGGTTTCTGGAAAACCTGCCCTAAATGTAAGGCCAGGATGGAACATGAGCACCTGAAAGATGTAGACGAACTGCAGAGCTATTTCGTTAAGAGAATGGAGACCATGCTCAAAGCAAAGGGTAAAAAGATGATCGGCTGGGACGAGATCCTGGAAGGTGGTCTGGCGCCTGAAGCAACCGTGATGAGCTGGAGAGGCATGAGTGGTGGGATCACCGCTGCCAAAATGAATCACCATGTAGTAATGACGCCATGGGACTTTGTATACCTGGATCTGTATCAGGGTGAGCAGTCAGCAGAGCCACCAACCTATGGTATGTGCCGCCTGTCTGATTCTTACAACTATGATCCCGTACCTGACAGCGTAGATGAAAAATACATACTGGGTGGCCAGGGCAACCTCTGGACAGAATCAGTACCTGTGTTCCGCCATGTAGAATACATGACATGGCCGCGTTCCATAGCGCTCTCCGAAGTATACTGGAGCCCTAAGGCAAAAAGGAACTGGGATGACTTCATCCCAAGACTGGAAGATAACTTCAAAAGACTGGATGCCGCGGATATCAAGTATGCCCGCAGCGTATACAATGTGATCTTCAGGCCGGTGAGAATTAATCGTTACGATTATGAAATCAACCTGGCTACTGAAATCAAAGGACTGGATCTGTATTACAGCTTTGATAATACCAACCCTGATGCTCATTATCCAAAATATACGGGTCAGCCCCTCAGGTGGCCTGTAGGTGCCAATATCCTGAAAGTGATCACCTATCGCAACGGCAAGCCGGTAGGCGCACAGGTAGATATTACCAAAGAAGACCTGGCGAAGCGGCTGGATGAGAAACGTCACGTATATTAATGTAAGGCACGACATCCGATGTGTAATGGAACAGGCCAATCGGCCGTAAATCTGTCTCGCTGAAAGGAAACTTATGTTAAGGACCTTTTCACCTCCCAGGGCAAGAGTTGTACTGCTATCAACTATTAAATCAAAAAATCAGGGTGATGCCGTAGGCGTCACCCTGATTTTTTGTATAATTTTCCATCCCCCCACCAATTATTCCATCCCCCAAAATGTCAATTATTCCATGCAAAAGTACTATTCTACATTTTTTATTATCTAGTGCCCCTCTAACTTAGCCTTACTGATACAATAGCACATTTTCTGACTGTAATCAAGCGCCGGGGGATAAAAATTCCAGATCATCTAAATTCCAATATCGACCAAAATGTAGCATTCCACAAAATGCCCTGAAATATCGTTGTTATGAAAATACTCTTCCGAAGATCCCTTGTCTTTGGTATGGGATTCCTTTTGCTCGCCATCACCGCCTGCAGAAAAAAGGAGTTCGATGCCTACTATGGACGTCCCGATTGGTTGGCACAGCCAATATACCAGCAACTTGAAGCCCGCAAAAACTTCACCCATTTACTTGCTACCATCGACAAAGCAGGCTACAAAGACATTCTAGGCAAAGCCGGTTACTGGACCTTTTTTGCACCTACTGATTCCGCTTTTGAAAATTACTTCAAAGCCAATGGCCTTAGTGGCGACGACGCTATCGACTCTGCACACGCCAGAAGGATCGTGGCCTACGAGCTGGTATATAATGCGTATAGAAAAGAACAGCTGGTAGACCAACAGACAAGCGCAGGGCCGGATACCAACCAGGCCTTTAAGCGCAAAACCGCTTATTACGACTGGGTATATGCTGAAAATGGCCGGCTACTCATCGCTGCCAATAGAAATGGTACTTACGCTACCAATGATAATAATAACAAGAACATTCCTTACTTCATAGATGGATTCCTGTCGCAAAATGGACTTAGTGCTGCTGACTATAATTACTTCTATCCCGGTGCTGCTTATAGTGGCTTCAATGTAACAGATGCAAAAGTATTGGAAGCCGATATCCCCGCTGAAAACGGCATTATCCACACCATTGATAAAGTCATCACCCCGCTGGACAACCTGGAAAGGTACCTCGCTTCAAATCCCAACTACAGTGAGTTTCGCAATCTGTTGGAAAAGCTCGTTACCTATCAGTCCAATGCCGATATCACACATCGTAATATGGTGCTGACCGGCGATGCAGATTCTGTATTTGTAAAAGTATATAGTGCGGCCCTGGCATTCTCACCCAACAATGAGAACTACCTGGCTTCCGGCACCGATGCCCAGAAGTCAGGCTGGACGCTCGTTGTACCAACCAATGATGTGCTCATTCCTTACGAAAAAAAGATCCTGGAATACTACCAGACTTTTGAAGCAGCACCCCCTTCCGTACTCACGAACCTGCTGAATGCACACATGTGGCAGACAGCCGTATGGCCAAATAAAATGAGTCATACCACGAATAGTCAGCAGGAGGTTCCCACCTTCACACAATCGAATATAGTGGACAAAAAGGTATTAAGTAATGGGTTCTTTTATGGTATTAATACCGTGCAGGATGCCAATGTATTCAGAACGATTTATAGCAAGGCCTTCCTCGATCCGAACTATTCACTCATGACCCGCGCACTGGATGCTGACCTGAAATATTCCATCATCAACCCCAGCATCAGTTATACTATGTTCATGATGCCGGACAATCTGTTGCGCGCCGCCGGATACGATTGGAGCTCTGAAAGAAATGACTGGTCTTACCTCGCACCCGGTAGTAGTATCCAATATGGTTCCGGTGCCATGGACAGGGTCTACCGCATACTACAAACCTCCCTTCTCACCACCAATAATGGTGAAATGGACGACCTATCCGGTGAAGGTATCATGGAAGCATGGAATGGTGAATACATCAAATATAAAAACAACACCGTATGGGCCAGCGGTAATGCAGATGCCGGCACCGTATTGCATATCAACAGCATCGGCAAAGCCGCCAACGGACAAGTCTTTTACACAGATGGGCTGCTTACTTTCACTGAGAACACCATCGGTTACCACCTGGAAAAACTCGCTACCAACGATCCTGCTGGCTTCAACAGTTTCTTCCAGTACCTGAAGAATTCTACGCTGTGGACCGCCGCCACCAGGGATATCGTTGGCACAGTACCCGGTACCAGCTACACCATTTTTGTACCTGTGAACAGTGCTATTACTCAGGCGGTGCAGGATGGGGTATTACCAGGTGATAAAACCACCGGCACACCTAATTATACCCCCACTACCGATGCGGATAAAGACAAGGTGGTCCGGTTTATCAACTTCCACATCCTGAACCGCAACACAGTAGTACCTGATGGTAAAAAGGAAGGCGCTTTTGAAACATTGATGAAGACCAGCGACGGCGACCTCTCTTTCATATTTATCAACAGTCAGCATCCCAATAGTATGGAGCTCAGAGATTCATACAATGATATTGCCTACCTGGATTACACACGTAGCAACAACCTATCTGCCCGTACTGTCATCCACGCCATTACCCACTACCTCAGAGGAAAATAAAAACTGTTATGAACAAACTGCTGTTTATCATCTGTCTTTCATACAGCGTTGCACTGTTCGCCCGCCAGGAACAGTTACCACAAAAGAAAACGATCCGTGGCAAGGTAACAGATGCCACTACCCACCTGCCTGTGATTGGCGCCTCAGTGGTAGAGCTGGACAAGGATAAGCGTACGGTAACAGGCGTAGCCACCGATATAGATGGCAATTTCGCTATTCGTGTCGCCGATCTGCAACACCAGCTCTCCGTATCTTTTATCAGCTATAAAACCATCATACAGGGCATTAATGGGCGTAATACTATCAACGTACAGCTACAACCCAATACCCGTGATCTGAACGAATTCAATGTCGTAGCCCGGCAAACGGTGAACAATGGTACTGGTATGAATATCGAAGCGCGCAACTCTACGCTGGCCACTGCCACCATTCAGGCAAAGGAACTGGAAGAACTCTCCGCTGCCTCTATCGATCAGGCATTGCAGGGAAGACTGCCCGGTGTGGATATCGGTACCACCTCCGGCGACCCCGGTGCTGGTATGTCTATCCGTATTCGTGGTACAGCTTCTATCAATGGTTCTGCGAATCCACTGATCGTATTGGATGGAATGCCTTATGATACAGAAGTACCTTCTGATTTTAACTTTGGTAGTGCTGATGAACAGGGGTATGCACAATTGCTCAACATTGCCCCCTCTGATATAAAAGAGATCACTGTATTGAAAGATGCTGCTGCAACGGCTGTATGGGGCTCCCGCGCGGCGAATGGTGTACTGATCATCACGACTAAAAGAGGTATGGTAGGCAGACCTGCCATCACGTATAATTTTAAAGGTACCTTTGGTAAGCAACCCCGCAATATTCCGCTCCTGAATGGCGATCAGTATTCTACCCTCATACCTGAAGAAATTGCTAACACCAATGGGCTGCCACTGAACATCAATGTGAATAAAGAATTTCTCTACGATCCATCCGATCCATACTGGTATTACAATTATAGCAACAATACGGATTGGGTAAAGGCCATCACCCGTATCGGCTATTCACAGGATCATAATATTTCTATGACCGGCGGTGGTGAAAAGGCCCGTTACTACGCATCCATCGGCTACTTCGACCAGAAAGGAACCACGAAAGGTACAGCGTTGACAAGGATCACATCTAAAATTAACCTGGACTACAACGTATCCAATCGTATTCGTTTCCGTTCAGACATTACCTACACACATGTGGATAATCACCTGAATTATGTTCCTGACAAAGATTACCAGGTACGCGGTATCGCTTATACCAGGATGCCGAATATGGCCATCTATGAATATGATGAATATGGCAATGTAACACCCAATTACCTGTCACCTGCTTCCAACATACAAGGCTACTATTACACTACCTACAACCCGGTAGCGATGGTTATGGAAAGCCTTTACCGACAACAGGGCGAACGTATCACACCGAAGTTCAACATCCAGTATGATATCGTCCCATCTGTGCTCACATCTACTTTCGATGTTCAGTTCGATATTAACAATACCAAAGCACAGACCTTCCTGCCACAGGTAGCTACCGGCCGCCCGGTTACTGAAACTGTGGTAAACAGGGCAGGGGATAGTGATGGGGATATCTTCGATGTCTATACAAAAACGAACCTTATTTATACTCCAAAAACGAATACGCAGAAACACCAGCTGCAGGCACTGTTATCGCTGCAAACAGAAGACAGAAGTTATGTTACGCACAATGTGCTTACCTCCAATACCGCTTCTTCCAATTTTCAGGATCCATCCAATCCCAGCCGTACGGCAAATTCTGATCTGGACCTGGAATCTACTTCAGGCAGAACAAGAAGCGTAGGATTGCTATTACAAGGGCAGTACGGCTTACTGGACAGGTATATCATCAATGCAGGTGTAAGAGGCGATGGTAACTCCCGTTTTGGTCCTGATTACCGTTATGGTTTATTCCCTTCTGTATCTGTGCGCTGGCGTACCTCCGGTGAGAAATTTATGCGGAAGTATAAGTTCATAGACGACCTCAGTTTCAGGGCATCCTACGGACAGAGTGGCGCCGCCCCTCCTGACAAAGCCGTGTGGAATTACTTCAATACCTACCAGCCTTATTCATATACTTATTTAGGCATGTCGGGAGTATACCCCTCCAATATGGAACTCACCAGCCTGAAATGGCAGACAGTCGTTGGTACAAACCTGGGCTTTAACCTGTGGGTACTGAAAAACAGGATCCGTATTGATGTGGAAGCTTACCGTAACCGCACCAAAGATATGTTCTACGAAAATCTGCAGATACCTACCTATTCTGGTTTTTCAACAGTAGCAATGAATGTGGGTACTATGGATAACCAGGGTTGGGAAGTACTGTTAAATACCATTCCTTACCGAAGTAAGAACTGGACGATCGGATTCGATCTGAACATTGCCCGCAATGTGAATGTTGTGCGAAAAATATCTGAGTTCTTCCCAAGAGAAAACAGTGTGGCTATCAATCAGAATGGTGTGTATAAAACATATCTGCAAATAGGGAATCCATTTGGTTCCTACTATGGATTCCGCTACAAAGGCGTGTACAAAGACAAAGATGCGACCATCGTGAGAGACGCGAATGGAAAAAAGATCGACGGCGTCAATGGGCAAACACTCTACATGCGTTTCAACTACCCCGGTACTGATTACGTATTCCAACCCGGCGATGCGATGTATGAAGACATCAACCACGATGGTAATATCGACAACAAAGACATTGTATACCTTGGTAATGGCATCCCAAAAGTAACCGGAGGTTTTGGTCCGAATATCACCTTCAAAGGCAACCTGAAACTCACCGCCTACTTCGTTTACCGGGTAGGCTACCAACTGGTGAACAGGGCGGATATGATCACCAGCAACATGTATGGTTATGACAACCAAAGTACCGTTGTCCTCAAGCGCTGGCGCAACCCGGGAGATGAAACCAACGTACCCAGGGCACTCTACAGGTCAGGTTACAACTGGTTAGGTTCTGACAGGTATGTGCAGGATGCATCTTTCATCAGGTTGCAATCACTGACCCTTCGCTACAATTTTACCAAAAAAGTACTGGACAAACTGAATATACGCAACGCGAGTTTCTACATCACGGTGGAAAACCTCGCTACCTGGACAAAGTACAAAGGCCAGAACCCGGATGTAGCCATGAAGGGAGACAACGATCCATTCGCTTACCCGGTGGACAATGCACTCACGCCACCTGCCAGGAATTTCCTGATGGGTATTAGTGCCAGTTTTTAAAAATATAACTATGAAAAAATATATTCTGATAGTCGCCCTGTTGCTCACCTCATCCTGCGGTAAATGGCTGGATGTAAAACCACAGGACGGCATCATCCGCGACAACTACTGGCAAAATAAGGAGCAGCTAAAAGCCGCTGTCATAGGTTGTTATTCCTCTTTGCTCAACAATGGACTGGTGTCAGAACTCTTTGTATGGGGAGAACTACGTGCCGATATGGTCAGCAGTACACTCAATACTGCTGTAGATGAAATAAATATTATGCAGGCTAATATCCTGGCTACAAACAGCTACACCAGCTGGGCATATGTATACAGCACTATCAATTACTGCAATACCGTGATCGACTATGCAGCCAAAGTAATGGAGACAGACAAGACACTCACACAGGAAGCGCTGGATGGTTATCTTGCCGAAGCACATGGTTTGCGGGCTCTCATGTACTTCTACCTCCTGCGCACCTTTGGCGAGGTCCCTTTACAACTCAAAGCTACCGATAGTGACAATAGCCTGGATCAATTGGAAAAAAGCACACAGGACAAGGTGTATGCACAGATCGTTGCAGACCTCACCTTTGCAGAAACCCACGCACTGGAAACCTACGGCAGTACCGCACAGGATAAAGGCCGTCTTACAAAATATGGTATCTACGCACTGGAAGCCGATGTATACCTGTGGAATGAAAAGTACGATGACTGTATTGCTGCCTGTGACAAAGTGATCAACTCCGGCCGCTATGGATTGATGGATGGCAGTGTACAATCTCAATGGTTCAACAATGTATTTTATATAGGTAACTCTGCCGAGAGCATTTTTGAATTCCAGTTTGACCAGCAGCAGCTGAATCCTTTCTATTCCATGTTTATAGTGGCTACCAATCGTTTCGTCGGCTCCGCAAGAGTAATGGATGAAGTCTATGGCGTAGACCTTACCGATGCGACTAAAAAAGACATTCGGGGAGATGGTGGTAGCATCCGGGCAACTGACCAGATGATCTGGAAGTTTGCCGGCGCCACAGGTGGTACGACTTCAGTTGCCAGAACCGCTGCAGACTCCTGGGCACACTGGTTTGTATACCGCTATTCCGACATCCTGCTGCTCAAAGCAGAAGCACTGGCTTGGATAGAAAGAGGGCAGGAGGCACTGGACCTGGTGACCACCATCCGTACCCGGGCAGGTGCTATAGATGGTACCTCAGAATCACCTGATCCCGGTTCTGCAATAGACGTATCCAATTATATACTGAATGAAAGAGCCCGTGAGTTTGCCTTCGAAGGCAAGCGCTGGTATGACATACTGCGCCATGCAAAGCGCAATAACTACGCGCATCTGGAAATCATGCTCGATATGGTTGCCATGACGGCTCCAGGCAGTATGCAACAGTCCATTATCAATAAATACAAAGATGTACGAAGCCACTATTTACCCATCAACCAGTATGAGTTACAAGCTGACAAAAAACTGGTACAAAACCCGTACTATCAATGAAAGCGTTCTATATTATCTTAATTCTTGTTATTGCTGGTTGTAAAAAGGCGCCCATCATTTCGCAAACCTCAGATGAAGTGACCATCATCGGTTACCTGGAAAACTATCCTGACCAGTTCTCCGAATTTCAGAAGATCCTCAACATCACCGGCAATGAAGGATTTCTGGGGGTATACGGTACGTACACGGTCTTTGTTCCTAACAACGATGCGGTGGCATCGTTCCTGAAAAGTACAGGACATTCCACCCTGGAATCAATGGATGTGCAAAAGCTAAAGGACATTGTGAAGTTTTGTATCATACAGGATACCATCAATACCACTTCTTTCTCTGATGGTAAGTTGTCAAAGCTCACCATGTTTGGACAATACCTCATCACAGGTGCGGCAAATGTGAGTGGTGAAACCAGGATCACGGTGAACAGACAGGC
This Chitinophaga sancti DNA region includes the following protein-coding sequences:
- a CDS encoding fasciclin domain-containing protein, coding for MKILFRRSLVFGMGFLLLAITACRKKEFDAYYGRPDWLAQPIYQQLEARKNFTHLLATIDKAGYKDILGKAGYWTFFAPTDSAFENYFKANGLSGDDAIDSAHARRIVAYELVYNAYRKEQLVDQQTSAGPDTNQAFKRKTAYYDWVYAENGRLLIAANRNGTYATNDNNNKNIPYFIDGFLSQNGLSAADYNYFYPGAAYSGFNVTDAKVLEADIPAENGIIHTIDKVITPLDNLERYLASNPNYSEFRNLLEKLVTYQSNADITHRNMVLTGDADSVFVKVYSAALAFSPNNENYLASGTDAQKSGWTLVVPTNDVLIPYEKKILEYYQTFEAAPPSVLTNLLNAHMWQTAVWPNKMSHTTNSQQEVPTFTQSNIVDKKVLSNGFFYGINTVQDANVFRTIYSKAFLDPNYSLMTRALDADLKYSIINPSISYTMFMMPDNLLRAAGYDWSSERNDWSYLAPGSSIQYGSGAMDRVYRILQTSLLTTNNGEMDDLSGEGIMEAWNGEYIKYKNNTVWASGNADAGTVLHINSIGKAANGQVFYTDGLLTFTENTIGYHLEKLATNDPAGFNSFFQYLKNSTLWTAATRDIVGTVPGTSYTIFVPVNSAITQAVQDGVLPGDKTTGTPNYTPTTDADKDKVVRFINFHILNRNTVVPDGKKEGAFETLMKTSDGDLSFIFINSQHPNSMELRDSYNDIAYLDYTRSNNLSARTVIHAITHYLRGK
- a CDS encoding SusC/RagA family TonB-linked outer membrane protein; amino-acid sequence: MNKLLFIICLSYSVALFARQEQLPQKKTIRGKVTDATTHLPVIGASVVELDKDKRTVTGVATDIDGNFAIRVADLQHQLSVSFISYKTIIQGINGRNTINVQLQPNTRDLNEFNVVARQTVNNGTGMNIEARNSTLATATIQAKELEELSAASIDQALQGRLPGVDIGTTSGDPGAGMSIRIRGTASINGSANPLIVLDGMPYDTEVPSDFNFGSADEQGYAQLLNIAPSDIKEITVLKDAAATAVWGSRAANGVLIITTKRGMVGRPAITYNFKGTFGKQPRNIPLLNGDQYSTLIPEEIANTNGLPLNINVNKEFLYDPSDPYWYYNYSNNTDWVKAITRIGYSQDHNISMTGGGEKARYYASIGYFDQKGTTKGTALTRITSKINLDYNVSNRIRFRSDITYTHVDNHLNYVPDKDYQVRGIAYTRMPNMAIYEYDEYGNVTPNYLSPASNIQGYYYTTYNPVAMVMESLYRQQGERITPKFNIQYDIVPSVLTSTFDVQFDINNTKAQTFLPQVATGRPVTETVVNRAGDSDGDIFDVYTKTNLIYTPKTNTQKHQLQALLSLQTEDRSYVTHNVLTSNTASSNFQDPSNPSRTANSDLDLESTSGRTRSVGLLLQGQYGLLDRYIINAGVRGDGNSRFGPDYRYGLFPSVSVRWRTSGEKFMRKYKFIDDLSFRASYGQSGAAPPDKAVWNYFNTYQPYSYTYLGMSGVYPSNMELTSLKWQTVVGTNLGFNLWVLKNRIRIDVEAYRNRTKDMFYENLQIPTYSGFSTVAMNVGTMDNQGWEVLLNTIPYRSKNWTIGFDLNIARNVNVVRKISEFFPRENSVAINQNGVYKTYLQIGNPFGSYYGFRYKGVYKDKDATIVRDANGKKIDGVNGQTLYMRFNYPGTDYVFQPGDAMYEDINHDGNIDNKDIVYLGNGIPKVTGGFGPNITFKGNLKLTAYFVYRVGYQLVNRADMITSNMYGYDNQSTVVLKRWRNPGDETNVPRALYRSGYNWLGSDRYVQDASFIRLQSLTLRYNFTKKVLDKLNIRNASFYITVENLATWTKYKGQNPDVAMKGDNDPFAYPVDNALTPPARNFLMGISASF